From the Cloeon dipterum chromosome 4, ieCloDipt1.1, whole genome shotgun sequence genome, the window TTTGCAAAAGATCACTACAAACTATTTATCATTGCATATATACTGTTTATTAATCATTataagtcaatttttttaaataatgtaaagAGTAAATTTTACGCTACACACAGATCAGTATCAAAATTACTtggattttagaaaaaaataaaaaatgaaaagcaaaatgtgtgtttcttatcatttttggtgtcattttatttgttaagatTTTGAACAGAGGCCTGGTTTTCGCACAAtccacaatattttattttaattggtgaTTCGAGCGTTTAGATTAATTCATTTGCTTCTTCCTGATGATTGAATTACaagcaattattaatttccctCCGAGGAGCCGCCTTGTCCACCATGTTTTCCGGGACGACCACGACCTCCAGGAccgccaccaccacctcctcctcctcctcctcctccacctCCTCCTCCACCACCTCCATTGACACCGGAGTCAACAGGATAGTCGTATGCATAATTTGGATAATTTGGGTCAGAGGGCGTCGATTGAGATCCTTGTCGTCCCTTCACGTTAGCGTTTTGTGCCTTCTTCTTGcctttcgatttattttttagctgtGCACTGCCTGCTCCTTGGTTGGATCCAGCGGAATTACTCGCTTTAGCTCtgcaaaaggaaattaaatatgaaaaatatatattttcctgCTTCAATTCTCACTTCTGAGCTGCCTGTCCGcctagctgctgctgctgtggctTTTTTTGGCCTTTGTTAGGTTTTTTATTCACGGCAGCGCTTTCCATCATTGGGGCCGGGCGTGCACCTACCTTTTCTC encodes:
- the LOC135942455 gene encoding uncharacterized protein LOC135942455: MGFRVKPAFVLLALCVVCSLQTTKGRDDGDDEENKGLASGGEKVGARPAPMMESAAVNKKPNKGQKKPQQQQLGGQAAQKAKASNSAGSNQGAGSAQLKNKSKGKKKAQNANVKGRQGSQSTPSDPNYPNYAYDYPVDSGVNGGGGGGGGGGGGGGGGGGGPGGRGRPGKHGGQGGSSEGN